A region from the Oncorhynchus keta strain PuntledgeMale-10-30-2019 chromosome 5, Oket_V2, whole genome shotgun sequence genome encodes:
- the LOC127930112 gene encoding lipid droplet assembly factor 1-A-like isoform X1 → MQCNNVTTIPKGLLQLRDSLSSMMDSLYKDPKVAELMNTSMGQYLNDHPFLALAVLVFGSMATVPIGIFLTFATVTFIGATVGFVLLEVFLLSLGGVSLLCVLSALAILSILVSLVLGACYITSYNVLNFYYSQRVSRYRVTRLEPATNITVMEQDGCVQLNLMNKNSFLDIQLKSEVYIHLEKKMKKPMGSRRFKELQRQ, encoded by the exons ATGCAGTGCAACAATGTGACAACTATCCCCAAAGGGCTACTGCAGCTTCGAGACAGTTTGAGTAGCATGATGGACAGCCTGTACAAAGACCCCAAG gTGGCAGAGCTGATGAACACATCAATGGGGCAGTACCTCAATGACCACCCATTCTTAGCCCTGGCTGTGTTGGTATTTGGCTCCATGGCCACTGTACCCATTGGGATTTTCCTGACCTTTGCCACCGTTACATTCATTGGTGCCACTGTGGGTTTCGTTTTATTGGAGG tgttTCTGCTATCCCTAGGAGGGGTCAGTCTGCTGTGTGTGCTCTCTGCTCTGGCCATCCTCTCCATCCTGGTCTCCTTGGTCCTCGGTGCCTGTTACATTACCTCTTACAATGTGCTCAACTTCTACTACAGCCAGCG TGTCAGTAGGTACCGAGTCACTAGGTTGGAGCCTGCGACAAATATAACAGTCATGGAACAAGATGGGTGTGTTCAACTTAACTTGATGAACAAAAACTCCTTTctagacatacagttgaagtcggaagtttacatacacttag agaagaagatgaagaagccTATGGGAAGCCGGAGGTTTAAGGAGCTGCAGCGTCAGTGA
- the LOC127930112 gene encoding lipid droplet assembly factor 1-A-like isoform X4: protein MQCNNVTTIPKGLLQLRDSLSSMMDSLYKDPKVAELMNTSMGQYLNDHPFLALAVLVFGSMATVPIGIFLTFATVTFIGATVGFVLLEVFLLSLGGVSLLCVLSALAILSILVSLVLGACYITSYNVLNFYYSQRYQNTQHGRRR from the exons ATGCAGTGCAACAATGTGACAACTATCCCCAAAGGGCTACTGCAGCTTCGAGACAGTTTGAGTAGCATGATGGACAGCCTGTACAAAGACCCCAAG gTGGCAGAGCTGATGAACACATCAATGGGGCAGTACCTCAATGACCACCCATTCTTAGCCCTGGCTGTGTTGGTATTTGGCTCCATGGCCACTGTACCCATTGGGATTTTCCTGACCTTTGCCACCGTTACATTCATTGGTGCCACTGTGGGTTTCGTTTTATTGGAGG tgttTCTGCTATCCCTAGGAGGGGTCAGTCTGCTGTGTGTGCTCTCTGCTCTGGCCATCCTCTCCATCCTGGTCTCCTTGGTCCTCGGTGCCTGTTACATTACCTCTTACAATGTGCTCAACTTCTACTACAGCCAGCGGTATCAAAACACACAGCAtgga agaagaagatga
- the LOC127930112 gene encoding lipid droplet assembly factor 1-A-like isoform X2 — MQCNNVTTIPKGLLQLRDSLSSMMDSLYKDPKVAELMNTSMGQYLNDHPFLALAVLVFGSMATVPIGIFLTFATVTFIGATVGFVLLEVFLLSLGGVSLLCVLSALAILSILVSLVLGACYITSYNVLNFYYSQRVSRYRVTRLEPATNITVMEQDGEEDEEAYGKPEV; from the exons ATGCAGTGCAACAATGTGACAACTATCCCCAAAGGGCTACTGCAGCTTCGAGACAGTTTGAGTAGCATGATGGACAGCCTGTACAAAGACCCCAAG gTGGCAGAGCTGATGAACACATCAATGGGGCAGTACCTCAATGACCACCCATTCTTAGCCCTGGCTGTGTTGGTATTTGGCTCCATGGCCACTGTACCCATTGGGATTTTCCTGACCTTTGCCACCGTTACATTCATTGGTGCCACTGTGGGTTTCGTTTTATTGGAGG tgttTCTGCTATCCCTAGGAGGGGTCAGTCTGCTGTGTGTGCTCTCTGCTCTGGCCATCCTCTCCATCCTGGTCTCCTTGGTCCTCGGTGCCTGTTACATTACCTCTTACAATGTGCTCAACTTCTACTACAGCCAGCG TGTCAGTAGGTACCGAGTCACTAGGTTGGAGCCTGCGACAAATATAACAGTCATGGAACAAGATGG agaagaagatgaagaagccTATGGGAAGCCGGAGGTTTAA
- the LOC127930112 gene encoding lipid droplet assembly factor 1-like isoform X3 yields MQCNNVTTIPKGLLQLRDSLSSMMDSLYKDPKVAELMNTSMGQYLNDHPFLALAVLVFGSMATVPIGIFLTFATVTFIGATVGFVLLEVFLLSLGGVSLLCVLSALAILSILVSLVLGACYITSYNVLNFYYSQREEDEEAYGKPEV; encoded by the exons ATGCAGTGCAACAATGTGACAACTATCCCCAAAGGGCTACTGCAGCTTCGAGACAGTTTGAGTAGCATGATGGACAGCCTGTACAAAGACCCCAAG gTGGCAGAGCTGATGAACACATCAATGGGGCAGTACCTCAATGACCACCCATTCTTAGCCCTGGCTGTGTTGGTATTTGGCTCCATGGCCACTGTACCCATTGGGATTTTCCTGACCTTTGCCACCGTTACATTCATTGGTGCCACTGTGGGTTTCGTTTTATTGGAGG tgttTCTGCTATCCCTAGGAGGGGTCAGTCTGCTGTGTGTGCTCTCTGCTCTGGCCATCCTCTCCATCCTGGTCTCCTTGGTCCTCGGTGCCTGTTACATTACCTCTTACAATGTGCTCAACTTCTACTACAGCCAGCG agaagaagatgaagaagccTATGGGAAGCCGGAGGTTTAA